In Camelina sativa cultivar DH55 chromosome 16, Cs, whole genome shotgun sequence, a single window of DNA contains:
- the LOC104753279 gene encoding uncharacterized protein LOC104753279, whose protein sequence is MASSWRRSIGNVRSFIGNSMGGLRGGQSAASWVVAGTIAYFLWIKPAQDLKKEQEARAALAAMADSNQYVEKRKPIADPQVTGLIYGNKNRSDKPQD, encoded by the exons atggCTAGCAGCTGGAGAAGATCAATTGGGAACGTGAGGTCTTTCATCGGTAATTCCATGGGTGGTCTTAGAGGTGGTCAGAGTGCCGCTTCTTGGGTCGTCGCCGGTACTATTGCCTATTTTCTCTGGATTAAGCCAGCTCAAGATcttaaaaaagaacaagag GCTAGAGCAGCTCTTGCAGCAATGGCTGATTCAAATCAATACGTTGAGAAAAGGAAACCAATTGCTGATcctcag GTTACTGGTTTGATATATGGAAACAAGAACAGATCTGATAAGCCACaagattga
- the LOC104749508 gene encoding protein LYK5-like: MIRPMRKRRKSQHIRRVMLTNIILAVSFGLNDHPMFIFRRSLMSLCSLQNQNNTVMTARILHALSISTLLLLFAASPTIAQQPYVNNHQLACEVRTFDNITNGFTCNGPTSCRSYLTFWSQPPYNTADSIAKLLNVSAAEIQSINDLPSVTTTIRTRQLVVIPANCSCSSASSGEGFYQHNATYNLSGNRGEETYFSVANDTYHALSTCQAMMSQNRYGEKELTPGLNLLVPLRCACPTAKQTAAGFKYLLTYLVAMGDSISVIADMFNSTTAGIADGNELKSESDTIFFFTPILVPLRTEPSKIVISPSPPPPPVASTPPQTTPVDPPGSSSCSHKWIYIGIGIGAAALLLLISILALCFYRRKSKKRPSSLSTLTATEQNKFTDSSTKQSLPTTTSQWSIDLSNSSEAFGLKSAIESLTLYRFKDLQSATSNFSEVNRINGSVYRATINGDDAAVKVIKGDVSSSEINLLKKLNHSNIIRLSGFCIREGTSYLVFEYSENGSISDWLHSSGKKTLTWKQRVEISRDVAEALDYLHNYVTPPHIHKNLESTNVLLDSNFRAKISNFGVARILDEGDLDLQLTRHVEGTQGYLAPEYVENGVITPKLDVFAFGVVVLELLSGREAVTIHKKTEGEEEEVEMLCKKINNVLGGENVREKLKEFMDPSLGNEYPLELAYTMAQLAKSCVATDLDSRPLVSQVLITLSMIVSSSIDWEPSHDLLHSGSLGH, encoded by the coding sequence ATGATCCGACCAATGAGAAAACGTCGAAAAAGTCAACACATACGACGCGTTATGTTGACTAATATAATCCTCGCCGTCTCCTTTGGTCTAAATGATCATCCTATGTTTATATTCAGGAGAAGTTTAATGTCGTTGTGCTctcttcaaaaccaaaacaacacagTCATGACTGCGCGTATACTCCACGCGCTCTCTATCTCGACCTTACTCCTCCTTTTCGCCGCGTCACCGACGATAGCTCAGCAACCGTACGTGAACAACCACCAGCTCGCCTGCGAGGTCCGCACTTTCGACAACATAACCAACGGATTCACCTGTAACGGCCCGACCTCTTGCCGCTCTTACCTCACTTTCTGGTCTCAACCACCGTACAACACGGCTGACTCAATCGCCAAACTCCTCAACGTCTCCGCCGCCGAGATCCAATCAATCAACGACCTCCCCTCCGTCACCACCACGATCCGCACACGTCAACTAGTCGTCATCCCAGCTAACTGCTCCtgctcctccgcctcctccgGAGAAGGATTTTACCAGCACAACGCCACTTACAATCTCTCCGGCAACAGAGGAGAAGAGACTTATTTCTCGGTGGCTAACGATACTTACCATGCTTTATCCACGTGTCAAGCCATGATGTCACAGAACCGTTACGGCGAGAAAGAGCTTACCCCCGGATTAAACCTCCTCGTTCCTCTCCGATGTGCTTGCCCCACCGCGAAACAAACCGCCGCCGGATTCAAATACCTCTTGACCTACTTAGTCGCCATGGGAGATAGTATCTCCGTCATCGCCGACATGTTCAACAGCACAACCGCCGGTATAGCCGACGGCAACGAGCTTAAATCAGAATCAGacactatcttcttcttcactccgATTCTTGTTCCTCTCAGAACTGAACCATCCAAAATCGTTATATCTCCGTCGCCTCCTCCACCTCCTGTTGCTTCTACGCCGCCTCAAACAACGCCGGTGGATCCTCCGGGATCATCTTCTTGTTCTCACAAATGGATTTACATCGGAATTGGAATCGGAGCTGCTGCTTTGCTTCTCTTAATCTCAATCTTAGCTCTCTGCTTCTACAGACGAAAGTCTAAGAAGAGGCCATCGTCGCTCTCTACGTTGACGGCGACGGAACAGAACAAGTTCACTGATTCATCTACCAAACAGTCTCTTCCCACAACGACGAGCCAATGGTCAATTGATTTATCAAATTCATCAGAAGCTTTTGGTTTAAAATCCGCAATCGAGTCTTTAACTCTTTACAGATTCAAGGATCTTCAATCCGCTACTTCTAACTTCAGCGAAGTGAACAGAATCAATGGCTCTGTGTATCGCGCTACGATCAACGGAGACGATGCGGCTGTGAAAGTGATCAAAGGAGATGTCTCTTCCTCTGAGATCAATCTCTTGAAGAAGCTAAACCATTCCAATATCATCCGTCTCTCTGGTTTCTGTATCCGTGAAGGAACATCGTACCTTGTTTTCGAGTATTCCGAGAACGGATCGATTAGTGATTGGCTTCATTCATCGGGTAAGAAGACTCTGACATGGAAACAGAGAGTTGAGATATCGAGGGATGTGGCAGAGGCGTTGGACTATCTTCATAACTACGTGACGCCGCCtcatatacataagaatttggAATCTACAAACGTACTTCTTGATTCTAATTTCAGAGCCAAGATTTCTAATTTCGGGGTTGCGAGGATTCTTGATGAAGGTGATCTTGATCTTCAGTTGACAAGACACGTTGAAGGAACGCAAGGCTACTTGGCTCCAGAGTATGTGGAGAACGGAGTCATAACTCCAAAACTAGACGTGTTTGCTTTTGGAGTTGTGGTTCTTGAGCTTCTTTCAGGGAGAGAAGCAGTGACGATACACAAGAAGacggaaggagaagaagaagaagtggagatGTTGTGTAAAAAGATCAACAATGTGCTTGGAGGAGAGAATGTGAGAGAAAAGTTAAAAGAGTTCATGGATCCATCTCTTGGGAATGAGTATCCGTTGGAGCTGGCTTACACCATGGCTCAACTTGCCAAGAGCTGTGTCGCTACTGATCTTGACTCGCGCCCATTGGTATCTCAGGTTCTAATCACGCTCTCGATGATCGTCTCCTCTTCCATCGATTGGGAGCCTTCTCATGACCTTCTTCATTCGGGCTCTCTTGGCCActag
- the LOC104749510 gene encoding galactan beta-1,4-galactosyltransferase GALS1 isoform X2: MRKEVLPPVLSTTTTVCFEKKPLIATLLALSLVMIIWNLPPYYHNLISTARPCSAVITTTTTTNVLSSSNFTTSLSTTPATTTNFTTSLSTTTTTTAASQKYDSKPSDPNKRVFQPFGNAAALFVLMGAYRGGPTTFSVIGLASKPIHVFGKPWYKCEWVSNNGTSIRAKAQKILPDWGYGRVYTVVVVNCTFNSNPNSDNTGGKLILNAYYNESPKLFERFTTLEESAGIYDESKYSPPYQYDYLYCGSSLYGNVSAYRMREWMAYHAWFFGDRSHFVFHDAGGVSPEVRKVLEPWIRAGRVTVQDIRDQSQYDGYYYNQFLIVNDCLHRYRYAANWTFFFDVDEYIYLPHGNTLESVLEEFSVNTQFTIEQNPMSSVLCLNDSSQDYPRQWGFEKLLFKDSRRNIRRDRKYAIQAKNAFATGVHMSENIVGKTLHKTETKIRYYHYHNTITVHEELCREMLPNSAKKKVTLYNKLPYVYDDNMKKLVKTIKEFEQKKLGTDVKNFS; the protein is encoded by the exons atgagGAAGGAGGTGTTGCCGCCGGTTCTCTCAACCACCACCACAGTCTGCTTCGAGAAGAAGCCATTAATTGCTACATTGttagctctctctctcgtcaTGATTATCTGGAACCTTCCTCCTTACTACCACAACCTCATCTCCACCGCTCGTCCCTGCTCCGCCGTCAtcaccacaaccaccaccaccaacgtACTCTCCTCATCCAACTTCACTACCTCTCTCTCCACCACACCGGCGACCACGACTAATTTCACCACCTCCCTctcaaccacaacaacaactacaGCTGCTTCTCAGAAGTACGATTCAAAGCCCTCAGATCCGAACAAACGAGTTTTCCAACCCTTCGGTAACGCGGCGGCGCTTTTCGTACTTATGGGAGCTTACCGCGGCGGTCCGACGACGTTTTCCGTCATCGGACTCGCATCGAAGCCGATCCACGTCTTCGGGAAACCATGGTACAAGTGTGAGTGGGTATCCAACAACGGAACCTCGATTCGAGCTAAAGCACAGAAGATTCTACCGGATTGGGGATACGGACGAGTCTACACCGTCGTCGTCGTCAATTGCACTTTCAATTCAAACCCTAACTCCGATAACACCGGAGGTAAACTCATTCTCAACGCTTACTACAACGAATCCCCCAAACTCTTCGAACGATTCACTACCTTAGAGGAATCAGCCGGAATCTACGACGAATCTAAATACTCGCCGCCGTATCAGTACGATTACCTCTACTGTGGCTCGTCGTTGTACGGTAACGTGAGCGCTTACCGTATGAGAGAGTGGATGGCTTACCACGCTTGGTTCTTTGGTGATAGATCGCATTTTGTTTTCCACGATGCTGGTGGAGTGTCTCCAGAAGTTAGGAAGGTTCTTGAGCCGTGGATCCGAGCTGGGAGGGTTACGGTTCAGGACATTAGGGATCAGTCTCAGTATGATGGTTACTACTATAATCAGTTCCTTATTGTTAATGATTGCTTGCATCGGTATCGATACGCTGCGAATTGGACCTTCTTCTTTGATGTtgatgagtatatatatttgccGCATGGGAATACACTTGAATCTGTGCTTGAGGAGTTCTCGGTTAATACTCAGTTTACGATTGAGCAGAATCCAATGTCTAGTGTTCTTTGCTTAAACGACTCCTCTCAAGATTACCCCAG GCAATGGGGATTTGAGAAGTTGCTGTTTAAGGATTCAAGAAGGAATATTCGGCGTGACAGGAAATATGCGATCCAAGCGAAGAACGCGTTTGCCACAGGAGTTCACATGTCTGAAAACATAGTAGGCAAAACGTTACACAAGACAGAGACAAAGATCCGGTATTACCATTACCACAACACCATAACTGTGCATGAGGAGCTTTGCAGAGAAATGTTACCCAATTCAGCAAAGAAGAAAGTGACATTGTATAATAAGCTTCCGTATGTGTACGACGACAACATGAAGAAGCTAGTGAAGACGATTAAAGAGTTTGAGCAGAAAAAACTTGGGACGGATGTGAAGAATTTCTCATGA
- the LOC104749510 gene encoding galactan beta-1,4-galactosyltransferase GALS1 isoform X1 encodes MRKEVLPPVLSTTTTVCFEKKPLIATLLALSLVMIIWNLPPYYHNLISTARPCSAVITTTTTTNVLSSSNFTTSLSTTPATTTNFTTSLSTTTTTTAASQKYDSKPSDPNKRVFQPFGNAAALFVLMGAYRGGPTTFSVIGLASKPIHVFGKPWYKCEWVSNNGTSIRAKAQKILPDWGYGRVYTVVVVNCTFNSNPNSDNTGGKLILNAYYNESPKLFERFTTLEESAGIYDESKYSPPYQYDYLYCGSSLYGNVSAYRMREWMAYHAWFFGDRSHFVFHDAGGVSPEVRKVLEPWIRAGRVTVQDIRDQSQYDGYYYNQFLIVNDCLHRYRYAANWTFFFDVDEYIYLPHGNTLESVLDEFSVNTQFTIEQNPMSSVLCLNDSSQDYPRQWGFEKLLFKDSRRNIRRDRKYAIQAKNAFATGVHMSENIVGKTLHKTETKIRYYHYHNTITVHEELCREMLPNSAKKKVTLYNKLPYVYDDNMKKLVKTIKEFEQKKLGTDVKNFS; translated from the exons atgagGAAGGAGGTGTTGCCGCCGGTTCTCTCAACCACCACCACAGTCTGCTTCGAGAAGAAGCCATTAATTGCTACATTGttagctctctctctcgtcaTGATTATCTGGAACCTTCCTCCTTACTACCACAACCTCATCTCCACCGCTCGTCCCTGCTCCGCCGTCAtcaccacaaccaccaccaccaacgtACTCTCCTCATCCAACTTCACTACCTCTCTCTCCACCACACCGGCGACCACGACTAATTTCACCACCTCCCTctcaaccacaacaacaactacaGCTGCTTCTCAGAAGTACGATTCAAAGCCCTCAGATCCGAACAAACGAGTTTTCCAACCCTTCGGTAACGCGGCGGCGCTTTTCGTACTTATGGGAGCTTACCGCGGCGGTCCGACGACGTTTTCCGTCATCGGACTCGCATCGAAGCCGATCCACGTCTTCGGGAAACCATGGTACAAGTGTGAGTGGGTATCCAACAACGGAACCTCGATTCGAGCTAAAGCACAGAAGATTCTACCGGATTGGGGATACGGACGAGTCTACACCGTCGTCGTCGTCAATTGCACTTTCAATTCAAACCCTAACTCCGATAACACCGGAGGTAAACTCATTCTCAACGCTTACTACAACGAATCCCCCAAACTCTTCGAACGATTCACTACCTTAGAGGAATCAGCCGGAATCTACGACGAATCTAAATACTCGCCGCCGTATCAGTACGATTACCTCTACTGTGGCTCGTCGTTGTACGGTAACGTGAGCGCTTACCGTATGAGAGAGTGGATGGCTTACCACGCTTGGTTCTTTGGTGATAGATCGCATTTTGTTTTCCACGATGCTGGTGGAGTGTCTCCAGAAGTTAGGAAGGTTCTTGAGCCGTGGATCCGAGCTGGGAGGGTTACGGTTCAGGACATTAGGGATCAGTCTCAGTATGATGGTTACTACTATAATCAGTTCCTTATTGTTAATGATTGCTTGCATCGGTATCGATACGCTGCGAATTGGACCTTCTTCTTTGATGTtgatgagtat ATCTATTTGCCGCATGGGAATACACTTGAATCTGTGCTTGACGAGTTCTCGGTTAATACTCAGTTTACGATTGAGCAGAATCCAATGTCTAGTGTTCTTTGCTTAAACGACTCCTCTCAAGATTACCCCAG GCAATGGGGATTTGAGAAGTTGCTGTTTAAGGATTCAAGAAGGAATATTCGGCGTGACAGGAAATATGCGATCCAAGCGAAGAACGCGTTTGCCACAGGAGTTCACATGTCTGAAAACATAGTAGGCAAAACGTTACACAAGACAGAGACAAAGATCCGGTATTACCATTACCACAACACCATAACTGTGCATGAGGAGCTTTGCAGAGAAATGTTACCCAATTCAGCAAAGAAGAAAGTGACATTGTATAATAAGCTTCCGTATGTGTACGACGACAACATGAAGAAGCTAGTGAAGACGATTAAAGAGTTTGAGCAGAAAAAACTTGGGACGGATGTGAAGAATTTCTCATGA
- the LOC104749511 gene encoding mitotic spindle checkpoint protein BUBR1-like isoform X2 has product MAAETRVQISDPEAEFLNSKQETGYEWELFKENVRPLKRGRNVGILNHALKSQSDHQLKKDLAEKRRKLIEAIDEYDGDDPLFPWIECIKWVQEAFPPGGECSGLLVIYEQCVRKFWHSERYKDDLRYLKVWLEYAEHCADAEVIYKFLEVNEIGKTHAVYYIANALHMEFKNKVKTANEIFNLGISRNAKPVEKLNDAYKKFMVRTMRRSNTAEEEPKENNNDLPSRSFGTLLSRGDNNARRQVLGSSNTQAKKLKPNQSSKSPFPIYTDAVSDTTSGNQPESDKSKPEFGSWLMLGGRAERNKENNSLPRKWASFKVPQKPIVRTAAVSASTFEVFVDEEECTEEGGDKKKSDETISSSSNALPLNDGREIKKETELLRQNPLRHFPPNSFLR; this is encoded by the exons ATGGCCGCCGAAACTAGGGTTCAGATCTCAGATCCAGAAGCAGAGTTTCTCAATTCGAAGCAAGAGACTGGATACGAATGGGAGCTTTTCAAGGAGAACGTACGACCATTGAAGAGAGGACGCAATGTTGGTATCCTCAACCACGCTCTTAAATCTCAATCCGACCATCAATTGAAGAAAGATCTCGCCGAGAAACGCAG GAAGTTGATTGAAGCCATTGATGAGTACGACGGTGATGACCCTTTGTTTCCTTGGATCGA GTGTATAAAATGGGTACAAGAGGCTTTTCCACCAGGAGGAGAATGCTCTGGACTGTTAGTGATATATGAGCAATGTGTTCGTAAGTTTTGGCACTCGGAACGTTACAAGGATGATCTCCGTTATCTCAAAGTTTGGTTGGAATAT gCGGAGCATTGTGCTGATGCAGAAGTTATATACAAGTTTTTGGAGGTTAATGAAATTGGAAAGACACATGCTGTCTACTACATAGCTAATGCTTTGCACATGGAGTTTAAGAATAAGGTGAAAACTGCTAATGAGATCTTTAATCTCGGAATCTCTAG AAATGCAAAGCCTGTGGAAAAGTTGAATGATGCGTACAAGAAATTTATGGTGAGAACGATGAGAAGGTCCAACACAGCTGAAGAA GAACCAAAGGAGAATAACAATGACTTACCGTCAAGAAGCTTTGGCACTTTATTGTCCAGGGGAGATAATA ATGCAAGGAGGCAGGTGTTAGGAAGTTCTAACACACAAGCCAAAAAACTAAAACCGAATCA ATCATCCAAGTCACCTTTTCCTATCTACACAGATGCAGTTTCAGACACTACATCAGGGAATCAACCAGAATCAGACAAGTCAAAGCCAGAGTTTGGTAGTTGGCTCATGCTTGGAGGCCGAGCTGAgaggaacaaagaaaacaattctTTACCTAGAAAATGGGCATCATTCAAG GTACCTCAGAAACCCATAGTGAGAACTGCAGCAGTCTCTGCTTCAACCTTTGAGGTTTTTGTCGATGAAGAAGAATGCACAGA AGAAGGAggagacaagaagaagagtgatgaaactatctcatcatcatcaaacgcTCTGCCCCTTAATGATGGCCGTGAGATAAaaaa AGAAACAGAGCTGCTTCGACAGAACCCTTTAAGACATTTCCCACCCAACAGCTTCctacgatga
- the LOC104749511 gene encoding mitotic spindle checkpoint protein BUBR1-like isoform X1, which yields MAAETRVQISDPEAEFLNSKQETGYEWELFKENVRPLKRGRNVGILNHALKSQSDHQLKKDLAEKRRKLIEAIDEYDGDDPLFPWIECIKWVQEAFPPGGECSGLLVIYEQCVRKFWHSERYKDDLRYLKVWLEYAEHCADAEVIYKFLEVNEIGKTHAVYYIANALHMEFKNKVKTANEIFNLGISRNAKPVEKLNDAYKKFMVRTMRRSNTAEEQEPKENNNDLPSRSFGTLLSRGDNNARRQVLGSSNTQAKKLKPNQSSKSPFPIYTDAVSDTTSGNQPESDKSKPEFGSWLMLGGRAERNKENNSLPRKWASFKVPQKPIVRTAAVSASTFEVFVDEEECTEEGGDKKKSDETISSSSNALPLNDGREIKKETELLRQNPLRHFPPNSFLR from the exons ATGGCCGCCGAAACTAGGGTTCAGATCTCAGATCCAGAAGCAGAGTTTCTCAATTCGAAGCAAGAGACTGGATACGAATGGGAGCTTTTCAAGGAGAACGTACGACCATTGAAGAGAGGACGCAATGTTGGTATCCTCAACCACGCTCTTAAATCTCAATCCGACCATCAATTGAAGAAAGATCTCGCCGAGAAACGCAG GAAGTTGATTGAAGCCATTGATGAGTACGACGGTGATGACCCTTTGTTTCCTTGGATCGA GTGTATAAAATGGGTACAAGAGGCTTTTCCACCAGGAGGAGAATGCTCTGGACTGTTAGTGATATATGAGCAATGTGTTCGTAAGTTTTGGCACTCGGAACGTTACAAGGATGATCTCCGTTATCTCAAAGTTTGGTTGGAATAT gCGGAGCATTGTGCTGATGCAGAAGTTATATACAAGTTTTTGGAGGTTAATGAAATTGGAAAGACACATGCTGTCTACTACATAGCTAATGCTTTGCACATGGAGTTTAAGAATAAGGTGAAAACTGCTAATGAGATCTTTAATCTCGGAATCTCTAG AAATGCAAAGCCTGTGGAAAAGTTGAATGATGCGTACAAGAAATTTATGGTGAGAACGATGAGAAGGTCCAACACAGCTGAAGAA CAGGAACCAAAGGAGAATAACAATGACTTACCGTCAAGAAGCTTTGGCACTTTATTGTCCAGGGGAGATAATA ATGCAAGGAGGCAGGTGTTAGGAAGTTCTAACACACAAGCCAAAAAACTAAAACCGAATCA ATCATCCAAGTCACCTTTTCCTATCTACACAGATGCAGTTTCAGACACTACATCAGGGAATCAACCAGAATCAGACAAGTCAAAGCCAGAGTTTGGTAGTTGGCTCATGCTTGGAGGCCGAGCTGAgaggaacaaagaaaacaattctTTACCTAGAAAATGGGCATCATTCAAG GTACCTCAGAAACCCATAGTGAGAACTGCAGCAGTCTCTGCTTCAACCTTTGAGGTTTTTGTCGATGAAGAAGAATGCACAGA AGAAGGAggagacaagaagaagagtgatgaaactatctcatcatcatcaaacgcTCTGCCCCTTAATGATGGCCGTGAGATAAaaaa AGAAACAGAGCTGCTTCGACAGAACCCTTTAAGACATTTCCCACCCAACAGCTTCctacgatga